One window of the Camarhynchus parvulus chromosome 2, STF_HiC, whole genome shotgun sequence genome contains the following:
- the PRL gene encoding prolactin, translating to MLTMSTRGASLKGLLLAALLVSHMLLTKEGVTSMPICPNGSVNCQLSLEELFDRAVKLSHYIHYLSSEMFNEFDERYAQGRGFIAKAVNSCHTASLTTPEDKEQAQQIHHEDLLNLILGVLRSWNDPLIHLASEVQRIKEAPETILWKAVEIEEQNKRLLEGMEKIVGRVHSGEVENEIYTPWDGLPSLQLADEDSRLFAFYNLLHCLRRDSHKIDNYLKVLKCRLIHDNNC from the exons ATGCTGACCATGAGCACCAGGGGGGCTTCACTGAAAG gtttgctgctggcagcccttcTGGTGTCCCACATGCTTCTGACAAAGGAAGGAGTGACCTCTATGCCAATCTGCCCCAATGGATCTGTCAATTGCCAGCTTTCCCTTGAGGAGCTTTTTGACCGAGCAGTTAAACTTTCACACTACATTCACTATCTCTCTTCGGAAATGTTCAATGAATTT GATGAACGCTACGCCCAGGGCCGGGGTTTCATTGCAAAAGCTGTCAACAGCTGCCACACTGCATCCTTAACCACTCCTGAAGATAAGGAGCAGGCTCAGCAGATTCAT CATGAAGACCTACTGAATTTAATTCTGGGAGTTCTGCGTTCCTGGAATGATCCCCTGATCCACCTGGCCTCTGAAGTACAAAGAATCAAAGAAGCTCCAGAAACCATTCTCTGGAAGGCTGTGGAGAttgaagaacaaaacaagagACTTCTAGAAGGAATGGAGAAAATAGTTGGGCGG GTTCACTCTGGGGAGGTCGAAAATGAGATTTACACTCCGTGGGACGGacttccatccctgcagcttgCTGATGAGGACTCCAGACTCTTTGCCTTTTACAACCTGCTGCACTGCCTCCGCCGAGATTCCCACAAAATCGACAACTATCTCAAGGTTTTGAAGTGCCGCCTAATCCACGACAACAATTGTTGA